A region of the Candidatus Kryptobacter tengchongensis genome:
CGGAATTCATCGGTGGTATTTTGCTTGCGGTTGGTCTATTCACAAGATATTCAGCGATTTTCATTGCCATTACGATGGGTGTTGCAATTTATAGACATTTAACCACAGATATGAGGTTTGAACTCGCTGGTTTATATTTTTTAATTGCGCTTGTTTTTGTTTTCAAAGGAGGCGAAGGAATATCAATTGATGGTTTAATAAAGAAAGGTTACAATCACTAAACAAAACATAAACTTTTTAAACAAAATTACAACTAATCCGTGCGTTGTTTTATTAACTATGTTTAAAATTTATTCAAGGGCAGTCTATTTTTAATAACATATTTTTTCAAATTTTATACTCCTTCCACAATCAATAACAAATTCAAAGTAAAGTATTGGTAATGAAATTTGCTTTTGATTATAATTTCTAAAGGCATTAAGAACGGATTGCCAGTTTCTTGGTTTATGTGGAGGTGCAACAATTATAGGTTGGATATTCCAATTGAAAGCACCATCCAGATGCCTCCCTGAACTCTGTGATGCCCAATTTACATAGTATTCTATTTGATCAACTACTTCAGGTCCTACGGGTTCATCTTTCAATTCAATTAAGCGGTACTCTTTCCTTTCGCTATTTTGACATATAGTTAGAATATCAATTTTTTGCATTCCAACACCACAGGCAATTTCGTTTCCAAACCAAATAAGATTGTTTCCAACTATAGGGTTTAAGTTTGGGTCAATTCCAATGTTTTCTGTAAAATATAGTTGAAGGTAAACCTCATATGCCTTTCTTTGTTGTTGTAGTTCGCAGATTTTAGCCAATACATTATAGTTAAAAGTCCTTGGACCTGGATAATTCTGCGGATTTTGAGTTGTTATTATCTTTCTATTGGTTTTATCCCAGTCAAAACCACCAGTGAATTGTGCATTTGCAATGGGTTTACCTGCATTTTTGTTTCTAATCATATCCATTAATCTTTGCGCTTCCCACGGAAGTAATGGAGTGCACCCTCTTTTACCTTTCAATTTTCTGTAAATTAAACTCCATTGAATCTCAGTCGCGTAGAGAGGAAGTTTATCTAATGCTTCCCATTCTGGCACACCATCTGAGTATACCTCGTACGGTTCAATCAGTGTTCTGTAGATGAGTTTCTTGCCCAGGTTAGGCAAAAACCCATTTTGTCCAGGTGTATGAAATACTAAAGGGCTTTGGTCAGCAATTTTAAAAATCCCGTAAAATCCACCTTTTACTCGCGTTGTAGCCTCAATATAAAAAAGAACGAAATCCCCTGGTCTTACTCTTTTTATATCAGCTAATAAAGAAATGTTTTCATCTTTGTCTTGTGCACCAGTACCGGCAAATAAGTACTTTAAATGGCTTGGAAAAGTACCGTCATTTACTATGAAGACATGCGTTTTCATATTCTACTTCTTTTTGAATAGCATTATATACTCATGTTTAAACACATAAAAACCACCAACCAATGCTCTATATCTCCACAGTTCCTTTTGATTCCTTTTTCCTCTCGTTTCCTCAAAATTTTTAACGATTATACTTTTCAACAAGTAATTTCTTTTCAAAACTTCTTGCATACAATAGAAACCCAATGGTATCCATTCACCTTTGGAATATTTATCCCCAATCACTAAAACCAAATATCTTCCCCTTTCTAAGTATGGAGTAGCATTATCTACCACCTTTCCAAACATTCCTAAAAATTCTTCAATATTTTTTGCATTTGAAAGGTCATTTTTGTTTTTTGAAAACTTAATAATATCATGATAAGGTGGATGCATAATAAGAAGTTGGACCTGGTTAATCTTATATTTATCCAAAATTGATTTCAAATCTATCACCATACTATCACCCACAACCACTTCACTAACAACATTATTATTATTTGGCTCCTTTTCAATCAATTCTTTTGCTTTTTCCGCAACTTCTGGATTTAACTCTATTCCTATTCCATTTCTTCCTAATCTTCGGCACTCAATTAAAGTTGTTCCACTACCAAGAAATGTATCTAATACCCAGTCGCCTTTCTTAGTGTATCTCAACATCATTTGACGGGGAATTTGAGGAATGAAATTTCCCCAATACCAACCAAGATGTGCTCCTGATGTGTCTCTTTTATCAAATATCCAAAGACTATCTGTTATAATATCGTCATACTCTTTCCATCTCAAAAGATTTATATCGTTAATTTTATTAGTTTTGACCTCCTGGATTCCTTTTATTAATCTTTTTAAATAATAATTTGCCCTTTCTTTCGTCTGAGCATTTACAATCTTGTCTAATTCAGCAATAAGAATGTTTCGCCGTAATGAAACGGTATCTCCATTAGCGTGAATATTTAATATACCTTCTTGGTCTTTCATATAATTAGATAAAATGGCTTTTAAGATAACGATTCTATTTTTTATAGAATTTATCTCATCCATATTAACAATTTCAGTCAAAATTTTAATAAACTTTTCCTTATTTAATATGACTGCCTCATAAGTGTGCGGAGGCGCTTCTAAATTTTCCAGTGGCAATTGTACAATATTTTTAGTTTTCATAACCACTTGTTCTATTAATTCTTTATTATTTTGTAAAAACTTTTAACGCTAAAAATCATCTGATTTTACCTGGCGTCAATGTTCTGTTCAATAAAATCTCATCTTGTCTTTGATTTTCCTTATATCATTCTACCTTCTAAAATATGAGCCTTAATAAGGTCAGGAAAACACAATTTTTTCTCACCTATAAACTTGCCATAATGATTTACGCGAGGTAATACCTGTAAGTTTAGACGATTTGCCTTGAGATATGTCTTGCTTCGTCTGATATTTTCTATACTTTTTTGATATTCATAATTTTTTGTAATAACTTTACAGGTGCAATCATTAGTATATAAAATTTAAAAAAATCAAATAAAATTGATGTGTTTTAAAATAACCCATTGGCTTTTGAAAAGACCAGGAAATCACCAAGTGAATATCTTTCCCTTGAAATTGATAAAAGTTATATTTAGTCGGGGCGCCCGGACTCGAACCGGGGACCTCTTGCTCCCAAGGCAAGCGCGCTAACCATCTGCGCTACGCCCCGAAATTTCAAATACAAATATATTAAATCAACCCTGAAAAATCAAATTTGAAAAAAATGGAAATAAGACTAAAAAAAGGAAAAGAGAAAAAAATCAAAAATTTTTACCTCTGGATTTTTAAAGACGAGATTGAAAATTTTGAAGAGCTTAAAAACGAACCTGTTCAAATAATTGATGTGAAAAGTTCAAATGGTGAATTCCTTGGAAAAGCATTTTTCAACCCGAAATCTCACATCATTGCACGAATTCTCACACGGGATGACGAAAAAATAAATGCGAACTTCTTCAAAAAAAGGATAAAAGAAGCGATTGAACGAAGAAAAAGGTTAAAAATAAAATCAAACGCACTTCGCTTAATCCACGCAGAAGCTGATGAAATTCCCGGGCTTATCGTTGATAAGTTTGATAATTACCTCGCCCTTCAAACAAGAACAGCTGGAATAGAAAATTTCAAACATGAAATAGTCACGATATTGACAGATATTTTGAAAGTCTCTGGAATCTACGAACGAAGCGATATGGAATCAAGAAAAGAAGAGGGGCTTGAGACTACTTCTGGCGAACTCTACGGACATGTTCCAAGATATGTTGAAATTGAAGAGAACAGATTGAAATTCATCGTTGATTTACATCATGGACAGAAAACAGGTTTTTATCTTGATCAGCGGGATAACAGGAAAAAAGTTAGTGAGATGATAAAAAAAGGTGATAGAGTTCTTGACCTATTTTGCTATTCCGGTGCTTTCAGCATTTATTGCGCAAGTGCAGGTGCGACCGTGATCGGCGTTGATTCGGATAGAAGCGCAACTGATCTTGCAAGGGAAAATGCAAAGATAAATAAATTGAGCGATAAAGTAACTTTTTTAACAGCTGATGCCTTTGAAACAATAGAATCAATGGCAAACTCCGGAGAAAAATTTAACTTCATTATCATTGACCCACCAGCGATGACAAAAACTAAAAAGGGTGCGGAAAGCGTCAAATGGGCTTTTCACAAATTAATTTTAAACGCTCTTAAAATGCTTGAAACGGGCGGAAAAATCATGGTTTCATCCTGTGCTTATCACATTTCACTTGATATACTTCAAGAGGCAATACGATTTGCAAGCAACGACGCTGGGAAAAGATTAAGAGTAATTGATATAACATTTCAACCTGGAGATCATCCGTGGATCCTTCAAATGCCAGAAACTTTATACCTGAAAACAATTTTTCTTGAGGTCTTGAAATGAAAACGATGGAAATTTTTGAAAGTTTTTTCAAATCAAGCTCCCCTCTTTTAATTGCTCATCGTGGATTTTCCGCGATTGCCCCGGAAAATACCATCTCCGCTTTCAAATATGCAATTCGTTCAAAAGCAGATATGATTGAACTTGATGTTCGCCTCACAAAAGACGGAACACCTGTTGTAATCCACGACGCAAAAGTTGATAGAACGACAAATGGAACTGGAAAAGTGAAAAATTTTTATCTATGGCTCTTAAGAGATCTTGATGCAGGAAGCTGGTTTCACCCAAAATATAAAGGCGAAAAAATACCTACGCTTGAAGAAGTTTTAAAATTTGTAAATGGGAAGATACCAATTAACATTGAAATAAAAAGTTCAACCGAAAAAGATAAACTCACCGAAAGAGTTCTTGCCGTTGTTTTTGAGAACGAATATGATAAAAAAGTTTTAATTAGCTCGTTTGACCCACGAATTTTGAAAAAAATAAAAAAATTAACAGATGAATTACCAACCGCTTTCTTATATCATTACCCAGTTTATTTTAACCCAGCTAAAACACTTGAAAAGCTTGGTGCCATTGCATTGATACATAATTTTAAATTCACAACTCCAAAACTCGTAAAAAAAATACACGACGCTGGATTCAAAATTATTGTTTACACCGTAAACAAACCCGATGACATAAGAAAAATGATAGATATCGGAGTTGATGGGATAATAACCGACAATGTTCGGCTTGCAAGGCGTATTCTGAACGAAATTTAAAAAATCACCTTATCAAGTTAACAACAGTTTTCATCTTTTGGCTCATCGGCATGGTCATTTCATATTGCCCAGTTATCCCGATTGCCATTTCAATTTCGGTATTTGTGTCAGAACGAACAACGAGACCAGTTTCAAGGTCAACCCAATGTGCACCAACAATTTTTCCTTCCCCCTCAAGCCCATAATTCATCCCTTGTATTGTTCCCTGCCCTGATATTGAAAAGTTTGCGTCCAATTTTAACCTTGCACACTTTATCTGATTCACAGTTTCAATCCCGTCATAGGTGTATTTACCCTTCGTTTTCACAACTGTTGTTCCCTCTCTTCCAGAAGTCGTATCAATACTTGAGAAATCCCAACTATCCCCGGGCTTTATTTTACCCTCCGGAAAAACAATATTATGCAAATAAGAGCGCCTATCAATCCTCCTGTCAGCGCCACCGGGCAATGGTAATTCTTTCATTTCAAGAATTTCAAAACTTATTCCCTTCCCGAACTTATTAAGAACCTGCTTAAACTTAAATCCAGAAGGGATAACGAAAGTTGTATCAAGTGGTGGATTTTGGCTCTTGACATTTGTTTTGATTGTGTCAACCGAAATTAAAATTTCAACTTCACCATCTTTTGAAACATTTTGGATGAAATATGAATATCTCACCTCAGTTTTTGAATTTACAACTTGCTCCATTCCCATCACTGATTGCGTCATAGTTCCTTCACTTAAAAGTGAATAGACGAAATTTTCCCCTTTTCCAGGTTGAAATCTTAACAAAATTTCTTGTGAAAATAAAAATTGCGAGAAAAATGAAAAAAGCACAAATGTCAAAACGGCTTTCATTTCATAAGCCCCTATTTTATTTTCAAT
Encoded here:
- a CDS encoding 23S rRNA (cytosine1962-C5)-methyltransferase, translating into MEIRLKKGKEKKIKNFYLWIFKDEIENFEELKNEPVQIIDVKSSNGEFLGKAFFNPKSHIIARILTRDDEKINANFFKKRIKEAIERRKRLKIKSNALRLIHAEADEIPGLIVDKFDNYLALQTRTAGIENFKHEIVTILTDILKVSGIYERSDMESRKEEGLETTSGELYGHVPRYVEIEENRLKFIVDLHHGQKTGFYLDQRDNRKKVSEMIKKGDRVLDLFCYSGAFSIYCASAGATVIGVDSDRSATDLARENAKINKLSDKVTFLTADAFETIESMANSGEKFNFIIIDPPAMTKTKKGAESVKWAFHKLILNALKMLETGGKIMVSSCAYHISLDILQEAIRFASNDAGKRLRVIDITFQPGDHPWILQMPETLYLKTIFLEVLK
- a CDS encoding putative oxidoreductase → MLKASNIAIFLLRFVSGLMLAYFHGLGKVKSAIGYFIQGNEWKFLDTVRNIGFPAPGVFALAATISEFIGGILLAVGLFTRYSAIFIAITMGVAIYRHLTTDMRFELAGLYFLIALVFVFKGGEGISIDGLIKKGYNH
- a CDS encoding DNA methylase: MKTKNIVQLPLENLEAPPHTYEAVILNKEKFIKILTEIVNMDEINSIKNRIVILKAILSNYMKDQEGILNIHANGDTVSLRRNILIAELDKIVNAQTKERANYYLKRLIKGIQEVKTNKINDINLLRWKEYDDIITDSLWIFDKRDTSGAHLGWYWGNFIPQIPRQMMLRYTKKGDWVLDTFLGSGTTLIECRRLGRNGIGIELNPEVAEKAKELIEKEPNNNNVVSEVVVGDSMVIDLKSILDKYKINQVQLLIMHPPYHDIIKFSKNKNDLSNAKNIEEFLGMFGKVVDNATPYLERGRYLVLVIGDKYSKGEWIPLGFYCMQEVLKRNYLLKSIIVKNFEETRGKRNQKELWRYRALVGGFYVFKHEYIMLFKKK
- a CDS encoding glycerophosphoryl diester phosphodiesterase, whose product is MKTMEIFESFFKSSSPLLIAHRGFSAIAPENTISAFKYAIRSKADMIELDVRLTKDGTPVVIHDAKVDRTTNGTGKVKNFYLWLLRDLDAGSWFHPKYKGEKIPTLEEVLKFVNGKIPINIEIKSSTEKDKLTERVLAVVFENEYDKKVLISSFDPRILKKIKKLTDELPTAFLYHYPVYFNPAKTLEKLGAIALIHNFKFTTPKLVKKIHDAGFKIIVYTVNKPDDIRKMIDIGVDGIITDNVRLARRILNEI